Proteins co-encoded in one Candidatus Nanopelagicales bacterium genomic window:
- a CDS encoding MarR family transcriptional regulator codes for MHQSSGDDRVDLFRLLVVLGIRMRSRMDRRLAEVSLTTQQAAVLTTVETADQPPSVADVSRFLGTTHQNTRQIVDALERKGLMVIEPDDNDRRRRLLYLSPAVAERFRDREAGDRQAVAEWTAALDDQQVRTAVRLLDQLAHPTKDVDSEDDSRAL; via the coding sequence ATGCACCAGAGTTCTGGCGACGATCGTGTCGACCTTTTCCGCCTCCTAGTCGTACTGGGGATCCGGATGCGCTCGCGCATGGACCGACGCCTCGCGGAGGTGTCGCTCACGACCCAGCAGGCGGCCGTCCTGACCACGGTGGAGACGGCCGATCAACCACCCTCGGTCGCGGATGTCAGTCGCTTCTTGGGGACGACTCACCAGAACACGCGACAGATCGTCGACGCCCTCGAACGCAAGGGGTTGATGGTCATCGAACCCGACGACAACGATCGGCGCCGGCGCCTGCTCTACCTGTCCCCTGCGGTCGCCGAGCGCTTCCGGGACCGCGAAGCAGGCGACCGGCAGGCCGTTGCGGAATGGACCGCCGCTCTCGACGATCAGCAGGTTCGAACAGCGGTGCGCCTGCTCGACCAGTTGGCCCATCCGACGAAGGACGTCGACAGTGAGGATGACAGTCGCGCGCTTTGA
- a CDS encoding nucleotide disphospho-sugar-binding domain-containing protein, giving the protein MQRWLANLIPRLLRRQAREINAVAAELGVAPVRGLLGLMSGDLTLVPDLPQVVGLPPTRLRDPRPIFGGRQRRSTYRYTGPLFATLDRPIPARVQAFLDEHQGVVYLSPTSVDESLLRRLVESLKACGAPLLISATVHDIADLEDDRTMVADVLPNHLVLPQVRAALIMGGQGSVQSALAAGVPFVGLPYHGEQELNVAIAERVGAALRISPAAAGTVELTKAVSRVLDEPSFTEAARRVQAQYAGLDGAGAAADAIRDFLPERQPGTGGTAGVQHFERTSTVTRP; this is encoded by the coding sequence GTGCAGCGGTGGCTGGCCAACCTGATCCCGCGTCTTTTGCGCAGGCAGGCGCGTGAGATCAACGCCGTCGCAGCGGAACTCGGCGTGGCACCGGTACGCGGGCTCCTGGGCCTGATGTCCGGGGACCTCACCCTGGTCCCCGACCTGCCGCAGGTCGTGGGCCTGCCGCCGACGCGACTTCGGGATCCCCGGCCGATCTTCGGCGGACGGCAACGTCGGTCCACGTATCGGTACACCGGCCCACTCTTCGCCACTCTCGATCGCCCGATCCCGGCACGTGTCCAGGCGTTCCTCGATGAGCACCAGGGAGTCGTGTACCTGTCACCGACGAGCGTCGACGAGAGTCTGCTGCGGCGCTTGGTGGAGTCCCTGAAGGCATGTGGGGCGCCACTGTTGATCAGTGCCACGGTCCACGACATCGCCGATCTCGAAGACGATCGCACGATGGTCGCGGATGTGCTGCCCAATCATCTTGTCCTGCCTCAGGTCCGGGCTGCATTGATCATGGGCGGGCAGGGCAGTGTTCAGTCGGCCCTGGCGGCCGGCGTTCCCTTCGTCGGTCTGCCGTATCACGGAGAGCAGGAACTCAATGTCGCCATCGCGGAACGTGTCGGTGCTGCGCTGCGGATCTCGCCGGCAGCAGCGGGAACCGTCGAGCTGACGAAGGCAGTCAGCCGTGTCCTCGACGAGCCTTCCTTCACCGAAGCTGCGCGACGTGTTCAGGCGCAGTATGCGGGCCTGGACGGAGCCGGAGCGGCCGCCGACGCGATTCGCGACTTCCTCCCCGAGCGCCAGCCGGGTACAGGCGGAACCGCTGGTGTTCAGCACTTCGAGCGGACATCGACCGTGACGCGACCGTAG